In Microbacterium pumilum, the following proteins share a genomic window:
- a CDS encoding FAD-dependent oxidoreductase: protein MTDYVPVIVIGGGVMGLSTAWALGSRGANPLVLERFARGHTQGASHGATRNFNNAYADAHYLDLLARAREGWDALGTPGGEPLLRLHGLVSHGAGAALGGTGGGLVAIHEQLRARGLPAELLDGAEATRRWSGMRFDGTVLYSPDAGVARASAALEELERRILRDGGEVRWQTPALRIEEDADGVTVHTAEGAVRADIVVVTAGAWTSPVLGGRIPLPALSITEESPAHFAPRDPADAWPSFNHFVAPGSWPANVYGMPTPGEGVKVGFHHVGDEVDPDARPFRTDKHAEQLAEYVREWMPGLDASTAVPISCTYTSTPDEAFVLDRVGRIVVGAGFSGQGFKFAPGVGAVLADLALDPEARAAEAFRLR from the coding sequence ATGACCGACTACGTGCCCGTGATCGTGATCGGCGGCGGGGTGATGGGGCTCTCGACCGCCTGGGCGCTGGGGAGTCGCGGTGCGAATCCGCTCGTGCTCGAACGGTTCGCGCGGGGCCACACTCAGGGCGCCTCGCACGGCGCGACGCGCAACTTCAACAACGCGTATGCCGATGCGCACTACCTCGACCTGCTGGCGCGGGCACGCGAAGGGTGGGACGCGCTCGGCACGCCTGGCGGTGAGCCGCTCCTTCGCCTGCACGGCCTGGTCTCGCACGGCGCCGGCGCGGCCCTCGGCGGCACCGGCGGCGGACTCGTCGCGATCCACGAACAGCTGCGTGCACGGGGCCTCCCGGCCGAGCTTCTCGACGGCGCGGAGGCGACACGGCGCTGGTCGGGCATGCGATTCGACGGCACCGTGCTGTACTCGCCGGATGCCGGAGTCGCCCGAGCGTCGGCGGCGTTGGAAGAGCTTGAACGGCGCATCCTGCGGGACGGCGGCGAGGTTCGCTGGCAGACCCCGGCGCTGCGAATCGAGGAAGACGCCGATGGCGTGACTGTGCACACCGCCGAGGGCGCCGTGCGCGCCGACATCGTCGTCGTGACCGCCGGCGCGTGGACCAGCCCGGTGCTCGGTGGCCGCATCCCGCTCCCCGCTCTCTCGATCACCGAAGAGAGCCCCGCGCACTTCGCGCCGCGCGACCCCGCCGACGCGTGGCCCTCGTTCAACCACTTCGTCGCGCCCGGGAGCTGGCCGGCGAACGTGTACGGCATGCCAACGCCGGGAGAGGGCGTGAAAGTCGGGTTCCATCACGTCGGGGACGAGGTGGACCCGGATGCGCGCCCGTTCCGCACGGACAAGCATGCCGAGCAGCTCGCCGAATACGTGCGCGAGTGGATGCCGGGGCTCGATGCGTCGACCGCCGTGCCGATCAGCTGCACCTACACGTCGACTCCGGACGAGGCGTTCGTCCTCGACCGTGTCGGCCGGATCGTCGTCGGTGCCGGCTTCTCGGGTCAGGGCTTCAAGTTCGCGCCCGGAGTCGGAGCCGTGCTCGCCGATCTGGCCCTCGACCCCGAGGCACGCGCAGCGGAGGCATTCCGCCTGCGCTGA
- a CDS encoding GuaB3 family IMP dehydrogenase-related protein — MEIEIGRAKRARRAYTFDDIAVVPSRRTRNPEDVSTAWSIDAFQFSIPVLGAPMDSVVSPRTAIMLGQLGGLGVLDLEGVWTRYDDPEPLLAEIASLEKTAATRRMQELYSEPIKPELVRDRLAEIRAAGVTVAGALTPQRTQELYETVVAAGVDLFVIRGTTVSAEHVSSVEQPLNLKKFIYDLDVPVIVGGAATYTAALHLMRTGAAGVLVGFGGGAASTTRATLGLHAPMATAVADVAGARRDYLDESGGRYVHVIADGGVGTSGDIVKALAMGADAVMLGVALARATDAPGLGYHWGPESHHSKLPRGRRVRVDQVANLEEVLYGPAPVADGTANLIGALRKSMATTGYSDLKEFQRVEVVVAPYSAR, encoded by the coding sequence ATGGAGATCGAGATCGGGCGCGCCAAGCGCGCGCGGCGTGCATATACGTTCGACGACATCGCGGTCGTTCCGTCGCGGCGCACGCGCAATCCCGAGGATGTCTCGACAGCCTGGTCGATCGACGCCTTCCAGTTCTCCATCCCTGTACTCGGGGCCCCGATGGATTCGGTGGTCAGCCCCCGCACCGCGATCATGCTGGGCCAGCTCGGCGGGCTCGGAGTGCTCGACCTCGAGGGCGTCTGGACCCGCTACGACGATCCCGAGCCGCTGCTCGCCGAGATCGCGTCGCTCGAGAAGACCGCGGCGACCCGCCGCATGCAGGAGCTCTACTCGGAGCCGATCAAGCCCGAGCTGGTGCGCGATCGCCTCGCCGAGATCCGCGCGGCAGGAGTCACCGTGGCGGGGGCCCTCACCCCGCAGCGCACGCAGGAGCTGTACGAGACCGTCGTGGCGGCGGGCGTCGACCTCTTCGTGATCCGCGGCACCACCGTATCGGCCGAGCACGTGTCGTCGGTCGAGCAGCCGCTGAACCTCAAGAAGTTCATCTACGACCTCGACGTGCCCGTGATCGTCGGCGGTGCCGCCACCTACACCGCCGCACTCCACCTGATGCGCACCGGCGCTGCGGGAGTGCTCGTCGGGTTCGGCGGCGGAGCAGCCTCGACGACTCGCGCCACCCTGGGCCTGCACGCGCCCATGGCGACGGCGGTCGCGGATGTCGCGGGCGCGCGCCGCGATTACCTCGACGAGTCGGGCGGACGCTATGTCCACGTGATCGCCGACGGCGGCGTGGGCACCTCGGGCGACATCGTCAAGGCGCTCGCGATGGGTGCGGATGCCGTGATGCTCGGCGTCGCGCTCGCGCGCGCCACAGACGCGCCCGGCCTCGGCTACCACTGGGGACCGGAGTCGCATCACTCGAAGCTCCCGCGCGGGCGCCGTGTGCGGGTCGACCAGGTCGCCAACCTCGAAGAGGTGCTCTACGGCCCGGCGCCGGTCGCGGACGGCACCGCGAACCTCATCGGGGCGCTCCGCAAGTCGATGGCCACGACCGGGTACTCCGACCTCAAGGAGTTCCAGCGGGTCGAGGTCGTCGTGGCGCCCTACAGCGCCAGATGA
- a CDS encoding SURF1 family protein codes for MLRPWWIGMLLLCLVVAGVFAWLGQWQLGRALQTSPTPPGASEEVQPIADVTQPGEYLPDPLVGQKVAVSGWWVGEDFVVVDSRFNDGVEGYWVTGQLRLADGEAGPDQLGPVSLAVALGWAPTRDAADAAASALETLVAESAGDPVELTGRLIADEGPALPPRGAEPDTLTTMSSAALLGRWHDIEQLSVYRPYLVWDEPAVGLTAISSPAPAGGSGVNWLNIFYAIEWAVFAGFAFYLWYRLARDAWEKEVEDLQDAAAIPQPPDPAAR; via the coding sequence ATGCTGCGCCCGTGGTGGATCGGCATGCTCCTGCTCTGCCTCGTCGTCGCGGGCGTGTTCGCGTGGCTCGGGCAGTGGCAGCTGGGGCGTGCGCTCCAGACCAGTCCGACGCCGCCCGGTGCCAGTGAGGAGGTGCAGCCCATCGCCGACGTCACACAGCCGGGCGAGTACCTGCCCGATCCACTCGTGGGCCAGAAGGTCGCAGTGAGCGGCTGGTGGGTCGGCGAGGACTTCGTCGTCGTCGACTCGCGGTTCAACGACGGAGTCGAGGGTTACTGGGTGACCGGCCAGCTGCGTCTCGCCGATGGCGAAGCAGGGCCGGACCAACTGGGACCGGTGTCGCTCGCGGTGGCGCTGGGTTGGGCTCCCACGCGCGATGCGGCCGATGCCGCCGCATCCGCTCTCGAGACACTCGTCGCCGAGAGCGCGGGCGACCCGGTCGAGCTCACGGGGCGGCTGATCGCCGACGAGGGTCCGGCGCTTCCACCGCGGGGAGCAGAGCCAGACACCTTGACCACGATGTCGTCGGCGGCGCTGCTCGGACGCTGGCACGACATCGAGCAGCTCTCGGTCTACCGTCCGTACCTGGTGTGGGACGAGCCTGCGGTCGGTCTGACCGCGATCTCGTCACCGGCCCCCGCCGGGGGGTCCGGCGTCAACTGGCTCAACATCTTCTACGCGATCGAGTGGGCCGTTTTCGCGGGCTTCGCGTTCTACCTCTGGTATCGCCTCGCGCGCGACGCCTGGGAGAAAGAGGTCGAGGACCTCCAGGACGCCGCCGCCATACCGCAGCCCCCCGACCCGGCAGCCCGCTGA
- a CDS encoding DUF3817 domain-containing protein, translating into MPRAPKLASFPAIRGALRFYQVCSIITGTMLLLLVAEMVVKYALGYELFLGGSGGLLWFAPVIEGPTGRESTGDGFNLSLGILIGHGWFYVVYLFSCFRIWSLMRWNFWRLMLLASGGIIPLLSFFMEARVAREVKAYLQAREDAELHSGAEHSTLTHAIPTENQR; encoded by the coding sequence ATGCCGCGCGCCCCCAAACTCGCCTCGTTCCCGGCGATCCGCGGAGCTCTGCGGTTCTACCAGGTCTGCTCGATCATCACCGGCACGATGCTGCTGCTGCTCGTCGCCGAGATGGTCGTGAAGTACGCACTCGGCTATGAGCTGTTCCTCGGCGGATCGGGCGGATTGCTCTGGTTCGCACCGGTGATCGAGGGGCCGACCGGCCGCGAATCGACCGGCGACGGTTTCAATCTCTCGCTCGGCATCCTGATCGGTCACGGCTGGTTCTACGTGGTGTACCTGTTCTCGTGCTTCCGCATCTGGAGCCTGATGCGCTGGAATTTCTGGCGCCTCATGCTGCTCGCCTCGGGTGGCATCATCCCGCTCCTCTCCTTCTTCATGGAGGCACGAGTCGCCCGCGAAGTGAAGGCGTACCTGCAGGCGCGCGAGGATGCGGAGCTGCACAGCGGTGCTGAGCACTCGACTCTCACGCACGCGATCCCGACGGAGAACCAGCGGTGA
- the guaA gene encoding glutamine-hydrolyzing GMP synthase, with amino-acid sequence MTEQTETSQRPVLVVDFGAQYAQLIARRVREAGVYSEIVPHTASAGDIAAKDPVGIILSGGPSSVYEPGAPALDAGVFDLGVPTLGICYGFQVMAQALGGEVANTGLREYGATDAALTGDGGVLLGGQPAAQNVWMSHGDQVAKAPAGFDVLASTSATPVAAFGSDARRMYGVQWHPEVKHTDYGQRVIENFLHKAAGLAADWNSGNVIAEQVERIRAQIGTGRVISALSGGVDSAVSTALVHEAVGDQLTAIFVDHGLLRKGEREQVENDYVASTGVRLVTIDAREQFLDALEGVSDPEQKRKIIGREFIRSFEAAERDLVTEAAADGEPIRFLVQGTLYPDVVESGGGTGTANIKSHHNVGGLPEDLQFELVEPLRTLFKDEVRAIGRELGLPEEIVGRQPFPGPGLGIRIVGEVTADRLEILRDADAIAREELTRAGLDGEIWQCPVVLLADVRSVGVQGDGRTYGHPIVLRPVSSEDAMTADWTRLPYDVLARISNRITNEVREVNRVVLDVTSKPPGTIEWE; translated from the coding sequence GTGACGGAGCAAACGGAAACGTCGCAGCGCCCGGTGCTCGTCGTCGACTTCGGCGCGCAGTATGCCCAGCTGATCGCCCGCCGCGTTCGCGAAGCCGGCGTCTACAGCGAGATCGTGCCGCACACCGCGTCGGCGGGCGACATCGCGGCGAAGGATCCTGTGGGCATCATCCTGTCGGGCGGTCCGTCATCCGTGTACGAGCCGGGGGCTCCGGCGCTCGATGCGGGCGTCTTCGACCTCGGGGTCCCGACGTTGGGGATCTGCTACGGCTTCCAGGTCATGGCCCAGGCACTGGGCGGCGAGGTCGCCAACACCGGGCTGCGCGAGTACGGGGCGACGGATGCCGCGCTCACGGGCGACGGCGGTGTGCTGCTCGGCGGCCAGCCTGCCGCGCAGAACGTATGGATGAGCCACGGCGACCAGGTCGCGAAGGCCCCTGCGGGCTTCGACGTGCTCGCGTCCACGTCCGCGACGCCGGTCGCCGCCTTCGGCAGCGACGCGCGCCGCATGTACGGCGTGCAGTGGCATCCGGAGGTCAAGCACACCGACTACGGGCAGCGCGTCATCGAGAACTTCCTCCACAAGGCGGCCGGTCTCGCCGCTGATTGGAACAGTGGCAACGTCATCGCTGAGCAGGTCGAGCGCATCCGTGCCCAGATCGGCACCGGCCGCGTCATCTCGGCCCTGTCGGGCGGCGTCGACTCGGCCGTGTCCACCGCGCTCGTGCACGAGGCCGTGGGCGACCAGCTCACCGCGATCTTCGTCGACCACGGACTGCTGCGAAAGGGCGAGCGCGAGCAGGTCGAGAACGACTATGTCGCCTCGACGGGCGTGCGGCTCGTGACGATCGACGCCCGCGAGCAGTTCCTGGATGCGCTCGAGGGCGTCAGCGACCCCGAGCAGAAGCGCAAGATCATCGGCCGCGAGTTCATCCGCTCGTTCGAGGCCGCCGAGCGCGATCTCGTCACGGAGGCCGCGGCGGATGGCGAGCCCATCCGCTTCCTGGTGCAGGGCACGCTCTACCCCGACGTCGTCGAGTCCGGCGGAGGCACCGGCACTGCCAACATCAAGTCGCATCACAACGTGGGTGGGCTCCCCGAAGACCTGCAGTTCGAACTCGTCGAGCCGCTGCGCACCCTCTTCAAGGACGAAGTGCGCGCCATCGGACGCGAACTCGGGCTGCCCGAAGAGATCGTAGGCCGCCAGCCGTTTCCGGGCCCCGGCCTCGGCATCAGGATCGTTGGTGAGGTCACCGCTGACCGGCTCGAGATTCTGCGTGACGCCGACGCCATTGCGCGCGAGGAACTGACGCGAGCGGGGCTTGACGGCGAAATCTGGCAGTGCCCCGTCGTCCTGCTCGCCGACGTCCGGTCGGTAGGTGTTCAGGGCGACGGGCGCACCTACGGTCATCCGATCGTGCTGCGCCCCGTGTCGAGCGAGGACGCCATGACGGCGGACTGGACGCGGCTGCCCTACGACGTGCTCGCCCGCATCTCGAACCGCATCACGAACGAGGTCCGCGAGGTCAACCGGGTGGTGCTCGACGTCACGTCGAAGCCCCCGGGGACCATCGAATGGGAATGA
- a CDS encoding nitroreductase/quinone reductase family protein: MSLHYVRPTWADAVFNGAVGWFTRRGISLAGSRVLGVRGRTSGEWRETPVNPLRVAGERYLVAPRGHTQWVRNMRVAGGGRLRKGRRVEEFTATEIPDAEKPPILREYLRVWAWEVGRFFEGVDAASPDDRLLEIAPDFPVFRITDARSEQ, encoded by the coding sequence ATGAGCCTGCACTACGTCCGGCCCACGTGGGCGGACGCCGTGTTCAACGGCGCGGTGGGATGGTTCACGCGCCGGGGCATCTCGCTGGCGGGCAGCCGAGTGCTCGGGGTGCGTGGGAGGACCAGTGGCGAATGGCGCGAGACGCCGGTCAATCCGCTGCGGGTCGCCGGGGAACGGTATCTCGTCGCTCCTCGCGGCCACACGCAGTGGGTGCGCAACATGCGGGTCGCAGGCGGCGGCCGGCTGCGCAAGGGCCGCCGGGTCGAGGAGTTCACCGCGACCGAGATACCGGATGCCGAAAAGCCGCCGATCCTTCGTGAGTACCTCCGAGTCTGGGCATGGGAGGTGGGCCGCTTCTTCGAGGGCGTGGATGCCGCATCGCCGGACGATCGGCTGCTCGAGATCGCTCCCGACTTCCCGGTGTTCCGGATCACGGATGCCCGATCGGAGCAGTGA
- a CDS encoding glycosyltransferase, with translation MFPDAEYLIVSSRLIPDMDGGYTLATLARARQMAAAGVHEGRGPLLLTVDPGTAEAHARHRAAFAGRDLVVDPSRMRNLFDEAADPHGGAAPWLRSAARPGEPDPALAYREIETTDGDRVLALPVIAGDPDWHITTAPIVVYGASGSVVGVIDGFGALYRAWLVHLVGQLRGADLDRPVVVICESRQLGELLVGWDDPDVRLVHAIHTVHLEPPYEPDGPINALWSRWFTVAERFDAVLWPTTMQRSDVEQRFGGSPVHVVVPHAVPAAASVAPLSARDPGRVVMLNRLAPGKRVDHAVRAFEAVVREVPDATLDIYGEGPEHDALHDLIDSRRLGAHVVLRGRTDDPGHVLDEASVFLTTSAFEGQGLALAEALAHGCPVIAYDVPYGPREILARGGGWLIPDGDEDTLAAMLVRLLTEIEVRAQLAEEAVQVAREVSPDRVMDALATAVTDVLARPSRRTDP, from the coding sequence ATGTTTCCCGACGCCGAGTACCTCATCGTTTCCAGCCGCCTCATCCCCGACATGGACGGCGGCTACACGCTGGCCACCCTCGCGCGGGCACGGCAGATGGCGGCCGCAGGCGTGCACGAGGGCCGTGGGCCGCTGCTGCTGACGGTCGACCCCGGCACGGCGGAGGCCCACGCGCGGCACCGAGCGGCATTCGCCGGACGAGATCTCGTCGTCGATCCGTCGCGCATGCGGAACCTGTTCGATGAAGCGGCCGATCCGCACGGCGGAGCCGCGCCGTGGTTGCGATCCGCCGCGCGTCCCGGCGAGCCCGACCCCGCGCTCGCGTATCGCGAGATCGAGACGACCGACGGTGACCGCGTGCTGGCGCTGCCGGTCATCGCGGGCGACCCGGACTGGCACATCACGACCGCTCCGATCGTCGTCTACGGGGCATCGGGATCGGTCGTCGGTGTGATCGACGGCTTCGGCGCACTCTACCGAGCCTGGCTGGTGCACCTCGTCGGCCAGTTGCGCGGGGCTGATCTCGACCGCCCGGTCGTCGTGATCTGCGAGTCGCGGCAGCTGGGTGAGCTGCTCGTCGGGTGGGATGACCCCGACGTCCGCCTGGTGCACGCCATCCACACCGTCCACCTCGAGCCGCCGTACGAACCGGACGGGCCCATCAACGCGCTGTGGTCGCGCTGGTTCACCGTCGCGGAGCGTTTCGACGCGGTGCTGTGGCCGACCACCATGCAGCGCTCGGATGTCGAGCAGCGCTTCGGCGGTTCGCCGGTGCACGTGGTGGTTCCGCACGCGGTGCCCGCTGCGGCATCCGTCGCCCCGCTGTCGGCGCGAGACCCGGGTCGCGTCGTGATGCTCAATCGCCTCGCGCCGGGCAAGCGCGTCGACCACGCTGTCCGGGCATTCGAGGCGGTCGTGCGCGAGGTGCCGGATGCCACGCTCGACATCTACGGCGAGGGACCCGAGCACGATGCGCTCCATGACCTCATCGACAGCCGGCGCCTCGGGGCCCATGTCGTGCTGCGCGGACGGACGGACGATCCGGGTCACGTGCTGGACGAGGCATCCGTGTTCCTCACGACGTCGGCCTTCGAAGGCCAGGGTCTCGCGCTCGCGGAGGCCCTCGCGCACGGCTGTCCGGTCATCGCCTACGACGTGCCCTACGGTCCGCGCGAGATCCTCGCGCGCGGCGGCGGATGGCTCATCCCGGACGGCGATGAGGACACGCTCGCGGCGATGCTGGTGCGCCTGCTCACCGAGATCGAGGTCCGCGCCCAGCTCGCGGAGGAGGCGGTGCAGGTCGCGCGAGAGGTGAGCCCCGACCGGGTGATGGATGCCCTCGCCACCGCGGTCACCGACGTGCTGGCGCGCCCGTCGCGCCGCACCGACCCCTGA
- a CDS encoding alpha/beta hydrolase: protein MARPRNPLRDALRNATRRAWRRAGGRDIRLPRHRLLPVAAVLLASAAVAAPLGGATGSTSATAAGAPTVVVGTALTEARCPVEVPPEHASRVTCGVLVVPESRAPGSDPEKTLDLPVAVIASRSDEPAADPLVFPTAGGPGSSTFGALWYALDYADWAADGRDIILVEQRGDAQADPSLDCPELDTEHRIVDGVWLTGSAADDLRRELTAKCYARLVEEGNNLAGYTSAESAADLVDLRKALGYDAWNLYGVSYGSRLALTMMRDHPEGLRSVILDGTLPLNVNRHELMPAGFRTALDNMLAACAADANCEEEYPDLEATLARLLDTVADKPLSVTVKDPSDGSDVRLDLHDTDVAAGLFDALYDARLVPILPFVIDQLSRGNLDSALPLAQSSVDSADYSTEGLYLSVECAEEAPFNDPEAIAAAGEDDPILEHFVDPGGLPGDCEVWDVPALSAIENQAVASRIPALLTVGGYDPVTPLAFSEKAAAGLAWHYLYAFPTMAHGAVWQNWIDDCPASIAQQFLNDPRSEPDSSCIAAMPPTDFLTTSDIYPTSAIYRFNTDVVQSGKPVQVGIPSIILVLLIATLVYSVVYGLSWLFRRRGGAPAGAVPVAATAAVLYLAYAGALALVIVNTDPLILGFGVPVAARPLIIALLLAIAVTILLVVVTVRAWVVADGTTFHRVALSVASAASVAMAVWLIFRGLLFL from the coding sequence ATGGCCCGGCCACGCAATCCGCTGAGGGATGCGCTCAGGAATGCCACTCGCCGGGCATGGCGGCGTGCCGGCGGGCGCGACATCCGGTTGCCCCGTCACCGCCTGCTTCCCGTCGCGGCCGTTCTTCTGGCGTCGGCCGCGGTCGCCGCCCCGCTCGGCGGTGCGACAGGCTCCACCAGCGCCACGGCGGCGGGCGCTCCGACCGTCGTGGTGGGGACCGCCCTGACCGAGGCCAGGTGTCCGGTCGAAGTGCCGCCTGAGCACGCGTCTCGCGTGACGTGCGGCGTGCTCGTGGTACCTGAAAGCCGCGCCCCCGGAAGCGATCCCGAGAAGACCCTCGATCTGCCGGTGGCCGTGATCGCCAGCCGATCCGACGAGCCCGCCGCCGACCCGCTCGTCTTCCCGACCGCGGGAGGCCCGGGCTCGAGCACCTTCGGCGCGCTGTGGTACGCGCTCGACTACGCCGACTGGGCAGCCGACGGTCGCGACATCATCCTGGTGGAGCAGCGCGGCGACGCGCAGGCGGACCCCTCGCTCGACTGCCCCGAGCTCGACACCGAGCACCGGATCGTCGACGGCGTCTGGCTGACGGGCTCCGCCGCCGACGACCTGCGTCGCGAGCTGACGGCGAAGTGCTACGCCCGCCTCGTGGAGGAGGGAAACAACCTCGCCGGGTACACGAGCGCCGAGAGCGCCGCCGACCTCGTCGACCTGCGCAAGGCGCTCGGCTATGACGCGTGGAACCTCTACGGCGTGTCATACGGCTCACGCCTGGCGTTGACGATGATGCGCGACCACCCCGAGGGACTGCGCTCCGTCATCCTCGACGGGACGCTGCCGCTCAACGTGAATCGCCACGAGCTGATGCCCGCCGGGTTCCGGACGGCCCTCGACAACATGCTCGCGGCGTGCGCCGCTGACGCGAATTGCGAAGAGGAGTATCCCGATCTCGAAGCAACGCTGGCACGCCTGCTCGACACCGTCGCCGACAAGCCGCTGTCGGTCACCGTCAAGGATCCATCGGACGGATCGGACGTGCGGCTCGACCTGCACGACACGGATGTCGCTGCCGGCCTGTTCGACGCGCTGTATGACGCGCGGCTCGTGCCGATCCTGCCCTTCGTCATCGACCAGCTGTCGCGAGGGAATCTCGACAGCGCGCTACCGCTGGCGCAGAGCAGTGTCGACTCGGCAGATTACTCGACGGAGGGGCTGTACCTCTCGGTCGAGTGCGCTGAGGAAGCGCCGTTCAACGACCCTGAGGCCATCGCCGCCGCCGGTGAGGACGATCCGATCCTGGAACATTTCGTCGATCCCGGCGGACTGCCCGGTGACTGCGAGGTCTGGGACGTTCCAGCGCTCTCCGCGATCGAGAACCAGGCGGTAGCGAGCCGGATCCCCGCCCTGCTCACCGTCGGCGGGTACGACCCCGTCACACCGCTCGCGTTCAGTGAGAAGGCGGCTGCCGGGCTCGCCTGGCATTACCTCTACGCGTTCCCGACCATGGCCCACGGAGCCGTGTGGCAGAACTGGATCGACGACTGTCCGGCATCCATCGCCCAGCAGTTCTTGAACGATCCCCGCAGCGAACCGGACTCGTCATGCATCGCCGCGATGCCTCCGACGGACTTCCTCACCACCAGCGACATCTATCCGACCTCTGCGATCTACCGGTTCAACACCGACGTGGTGCAGTCGGGAAAGCCGGTGCAGGTCGGCATCCCGTCGATCATCCTGGTCCTGCTGATCGCGACGCTCGTGTACTCCGTCGTCTACGGACTGTCGTGGCTCTTCCGCCGACGCGGCGGGGCGCCGGCAGGCGCGGTGCCGGTCGCGGCGACCGCGGCGGTGCTGTATCTGGCCTACGCCGGAGCCCTGGCGCTCGTGATCGTGAACACCGATCCGCTGATCCTCGGATTCGGGGTGCCTGTGGCCGCCCGCCCGCTCATCATCGCGCTCCTGCTCGCGATCGCGGTCACGATTCTGCTGGTCGTCGTGACCGTGCGGGCATGGGTGGTTGCCGACGGAACGACCTTCCATCGCGTCGCTCTCTCAGTGGCATCGGCGGCATCCGTCGCCATGGCCGTGTGGCTCATCTTCCGCGGGCTGCTGTTCCTCTGA
- a CDS encoding ATP-dependent Clp protease proteolytic subunit: MTDEARQTMFDAGARRELLHQRVLVLDGALDDDNGTMLVTQLLALAAEDEASDIALWIHSPGGSVPSMLAIRDVMRLVPNDVATLALGLACSAGQFLLSAGAPGKRWALPHARILMHQGSAGIGGSAVDVEVQADDLRHMRDTVLGLIAADTGQPVERIFDDSLHDRWYTAAEAVTYGFIDGIVSQFSQVVPRRRRPAGLGVPVPGATASAVAA; encoded by the coding sequence ATGACAGATGAAGCCAGGCAGACCATGTTCGACGCGGGGGCACGACGCGAGCTGCTGCATCAGCGCGTGCTCGTGCTCGATGGTGCCCTCGATGACGACAACGGCACGATGCTCGTGACGCAGCTGCTCGCGCTGGCGGCCGAGGATGAGGCATCCGACATCGCACTGTGGATCCACTCGCCAGGCGGGTCTGTGCCCTCGATGCTCGCCATCCGCGACGTCATGCGGCTCGTGCCGAACGATGTCGCGACCCTCGCCCTCGGCCTCGCATGCAGTGCCGGGCAGTTCCTGCTGTCGGCGGGCGCTCCGGGCAAACGGTGGGCGCTGCCCCACGCACGGATCCTCATGCATCAGGGATCCGCGGGGATCGGCGGGTCGGCGGTCGACGTCGAGGTGCAGGCCGACGACCTGCGGCACATGCGCGACACGGTGCTCGGCCTCATCGCCGCCGACACCGGACAGCCGGTCGAGCGCATCTTCGACGACTCCCTTCATGACCGGTGGTACACGGCCGCGGAGGCGGTGACCTACGGGTTCATCGACGGGATCGTCTCGCAGTTCTCGCAGGTCGTCCCGAGGCGTCGGCGCCCGGCAGGCCTCGGCGTGCCTGTGCCCGGGGCGACGGCATCGGCGGTGGCGGCGTGA
- a CDS encoding ClpP family protease, protein MSGYAIPNVVAQHPRGDRIMDVYSHLLAERVVYLGTAIDAGVANALIAQLLHLDADSQDRDIQLYINCEGGDPSAMLAVYDTIQHVRPDVATTCIGQAVGVGAVMLAAGAAGKRAVLPHARVVLHQPAGQGRGAIPDLILQADELVRVRGEVEAILARHTGQDAARLRSDTDRDRVFTAADAVAYGLVDRVLEER, encoded by the coding sequence GTGAGCGGCTATGCGATCCCGAACGTCGTCGCGCAGCATCCGCGGGGCGACCGCATCATGGACGTCTACTCGCACCTGCTCGCCGAGCGCGTCGTCTATCTCGGCACCGCGATCGACGCGGGCGTCGCCAACGCGCTGATCGCACAGCTTCTGCATCTCGACGCCGACAGCCAGGACCGCGACATCCAGCTGTACATCAACTGCGAGGGCGGCGACCCGAGCGCGATGCTCGCCGTCTACGACACGATCCAGCATGTGCGGCCGGATGTCGCGACGACCTGCATCGGCCAGGCCGTCGGCGTCGGTGCGGTCATGCTCGCCGCGGGGGCGGCGGGCAAACGTGCGGTGCTGCCGCATGCGCGGGTCGTGCTCCATCAGCCCGCGGGGCAGGGGAGGGGCGCCATCCCCGACCTGATCCTGCAGGCCGACGAGCTCGTGCGCGTGCGCGGAGAGGTGGAGGCCATCCTCGCAAGGCACACGGGTCAGGATGCCGCGAGGCTGCGTTCCGACACGGACCGCGATCGCGTCTTCACCGCCGCCGACGCCGTCGCGTACGGGCTCGTGGACCGGGTGCTGGAGGAGCGGTAG